Within the Bosea sp. 685 genome, the region TCGCCCGAGGCCAGGGTCATTCCTCCGAGCGTCATTTGCCGCAACGGTTCCCTCAACATCGGGCGTGCCTCACCGAGTTCCCGACTATCGAAAGGCTCGGTCAGCAGCGTGCGCCCGACACCCGCACCGGGACGATCGGGGTGGTAGTCGGGAAACTTGGTCGAGCTGACGAAACGCACGTCGGTGTGCGCGTGGAAGAATGAGACCATCTCGGGTCCGGCAGCGAGGAATGCATCGAGCACCGGCTGATCTATATGGTTCCCGGCGAGGCTCTCGACATAGCGCCGCGCATCATCGACGTCGTCCTCCACACCTGCCGCCCGTGCCAGAGGGTTGGCCGGAACCCACAGCCCCCCGCCGGAAAGCGCGGTGGTCCCGCCGATGCGATCGGTCTTCTCGACCAGCAGGACGTCCAGGCCGGCAAGTCTCGCGGTCACCGCCGCGGCCATGCCTCCCGCCCCGGAACCGACCACGAGCACGTCACAGACGTGCCGTTCGGCGCCTGGGTGACCGGCATGGGACGGTGAAGTCGACGACATGCCCATTTGTCCTTGCGTATCCATGCGTCATCTGCCCGACGAGCGGGAGTACACGAACGAGTCGTAGGGGAGCTCCGCGATCCGCTGATAGAGGAGCATGTCGCCCCTCAGGGCGTTGATGCTGGCGTAAAGTTTGGCGAACTTGGGGTTCTTGGCCGAGAGTTCGTCATAGAGCTTCATCGTCTCGTTGTAGCAGGCGTCGAGGATCTCCTTCGAGAACAGGCGCAGCTGGACGCCGGTACCCACCAGCCGCTTCAGCGCGGCTCCATTGCGTGCGTCGAGCTGGGCTAGCATCCGGTTGTTGGCTTCGTGGCAAGCCGAGGTAAGCGCGGCCTGGTAAGAGGCGGGAAGATCGTTCCAGCGCTTCAGGTTGACGAAGAAATGCAGCATGGGGCCGCCTTCCCACCAGCCGGGCGAGTAGTAGTATTTAGCCACCCTGGCGAAGCCGAGCTTCTCGTCGTCGTAGGCGCCGGACCATTCCACGGCGTCGATCGTACCTCTCTCCGGAGCGGCATAGATGTCGCCGCCTGCAATCTGCTGGGGCACGACGCCTAGGCGCGAAAGGATCTGGCCTCCCATCGCCCCGATCCTCATCTTCAGACCCTTGAGATCGTCCAGCGTGGCGATCTCCTTCCGGAACCAGCCTCCCATTTGCGCGCCGGTATTGCCGCAGGGATGACCCCATAGGTTGAAGCCGGAATAGAACTCGTTCATGAGGTTCAGGCCTCCACCCTCGAACGTCCACGCCTGCAGCTGGCGAGCGTTGAAGATGAAGGGTAGGCCCGATCCTACGGCGAAGCTCAGATCCTTCCCCAAGCCGTAGAAGCTCACGGAATGGCAGCACTCGACAGTGTCGTTCGAGACGGCATCCAGAGCCTCAAGCCCTCCGACGATCTCGCCTGGGGCGAAGACCTGCAGCTCCAACCCGCCTTCGGTCAGTTCGGAGACGCGCTTCGCAAGAAAGACACCTGCCCCGAAGCTGGTGTCCAAGCTTTTTGGGAAGCTCGATACCATGCGCCATTTCAGTTTGGGCCGGCCTTGCGCGAACGCGGGCCGCGCCATCACGGATGCGGCAGCGACGCCCGCTGCGGCTGTAAGGATTTCGCGCCTCTTCATGTCAGTTCCTCCTCAAGTTGGTTCATCTCCGGCGGATGCACCTCTATCCCCGGATAATCATTCACCGAGGTACGCCGCTCGCAGGCGTTCGTCGCCCAACAGCGCTGTCGCGGTATCCGCCTGCGTGATCCGTCCGGTCTCGATGACATAGCCTCGGGCAGCAATGCGTAGTGCGGCCACGGCATTTTGCTCCACCAGGAGGATGGCCATGCCGTCGCGCGTGAGCTGGCCTACGATGTCGAGAATGTTATCGACTAGGTTAGGGGCGAGTCCCATCGACGGCTCGTCAAGCATCAGGACCCGAGGAGAGGACATCAGGGCCCGCCCGATGGCGAGCATCTGTTGCTGCCCCCCCGACAAGCTGCCCGCCGCTGCATGGCGTTTTTCAGCGAGCGCCGGGAACAGATCGAAGACGCTGTCCCTCTTCCGCGAGACGGCGCCGCTCCGGTCCAGATAGGCTCCCAGCCGCAGATTGTCCTCGACCGAGAGGGGCCCGAAGACTTGGCGGCCCTCGGGCACATGGGCGAGCCCGCGGGCAACGCGCTGATGGGCCGGCATGTGCCGGATCGGCTCGCCGTCCAGCCGGATATCCCCCGCCGTCAGCGGCTGAAGGCCAGAGATCGCGCGCAGCAGCGTCGTCTTGCCGGCGCCGTTGGAACCCACGAGGGCAACGAGTTCGGCCTTGTCGACGCGCAGCGACAGGTCATGGAGAACCTGGATTGGGCCATAGCCGCCCGACGCGCCGTAAACCTCAAGCACGGGCTGCGTCCTCTGCACCTATGCGACCGAGATAAGCTTCGATGACCGCTTCGTTGGCACGGATGTCGGTTGGAGTTCCCCTCGCGATCACGCGCCCTCGATCGAGCACGACGATGCGATCGGAGATCGACATGACGAGGCGCATGTCGTGCTCGACGAGGACCACGGCCCGGCCGTCGTCGGCAAGCGATCTGATGAGAGCGGCCAGCTCGCGTGTCTCCGCCGGGTTGCATCCCGCGGCAGGCTCATCGAGCATGAGAACCTGCGGTTCGGTCGCAAGCGCCCTGGCGATCTCAAGGCGCCTGAGGGCGCCGTAGGGCAGGGTTCCTGCCATTGCCGACATCTGCGCTTCTAAGCCTACGCGACGGACTAGCTCTGCCGCCCGCGATTTGCTGGCCTCGTATTGTCTCGCTACGCTCGGAACGCGCAGCAGGTCGCCCAGAAAGCTATGGCGTTCCTTCAGATGACGGCCGACCAACACGTTATCGAGCAAGCTCATTTCCGTGAAGACCTGCAAATTCTGGAAGGTCCGGGACAGCCCCATGCCTGCGAGGCGATGGGGTGGAAGTCCGTCGATGTCCCGGCCGTTGAGCTCCACGTG harbors:
- a CDS encoding ABC transporter substrate-binding protein, which gives rise to MKRREILTAAAGVAAASVMARPAFAQGRPKLKWRMVSSFPKSLDTSFGAGVFLAKRVSELTEGGLELQVFAPGEIVGGLEALDAVSNDTVECCHSVSFYGLGKDLSFAVGSGLPFIFNARQLQAWTFEGGGLNLMNEFYSGFNLWGHPCGNTGAQMGGWFRKEIATLDDLKGLKMRIGAMGGQILSRLGVVPQQIAGGDIYAAPERGTIDAVEWSGAYDDEKLGFARVAKYYYSPGWWEGGPMLHFFVNLKRWNDLPASYQAALTSACHEANNRMLAQLDARNGAALKRLVGTGVQLRLFSKEILDACYNETMKLYDELSAKNPKFAKLYASINALRGDMLLYQRIAELPYDSFVYSRSSGR
- a CDS encoding ABC transporter ATP-binding protein, coding for MSILRAHDVSIAFGGVKALNEVGFDAIAGEVLAIIGPNGAGKTTLFNVVSGLYRPSSGHVELNGRDIDGLPPHRLAGMGLSRTFQNLQVFTEMSLLDNVLVGRHLKERHSFLGDLLRVPSVARQYEASKSRAAELVRRVGLEAQMSAMAGTLPYGALRRLEIARALATEPQVLMLDEPAAGCNPAETRELAALIRSLADDGRAVVLVEHDMRLVMSISDRIVVLDRGRVIARGTPTDIRANEAVIEAYLGRIGAEDAARA
- a CDS encoding ABC transporter ATP-binding protein, with the translated sequence MLEVYGASGGYGPIQVLHDLSLRVDKAELVALVGSNGAGKTTLLRAISGLQPLTAGDIRLDGEPIRHMPAHQRVARGLAHVPEGRQVFGPLSVEDNLRLGAYLDRSGAVSRKRDSVFDLFPALAEKRHAAAGSLSGGQQQMLAIGRALMSSPRVLMLDEPSMGLAPNLVDNILDIVGQLTRDGMAILLVEQNAVAALRIAARGYVIETGRITQADTATALLGDERLRAAYLGE